In Candidatus Flexicrinis affinis, the following proteins share a genomic window:
- a CDS encoding pilus assembly protein: MLHRLTRVEAGQGLVEYAFILVLVAVVAIVALALVGDTVNNVLYRNGVCAIADTLSNQVGAC, encoded by the coding sequence GTGTTGCACCGTCTGACTCGCGTGGAGGCAGGGCAAGGGCTGGTCGAATACGCGTTCATCCTTGTACTGGTCGCCGTCGTCGCCATCGTCGCGCTTGCGCTGGTCGGTGACACCGTCAACAACGTGTTGTATCGCAACGGCGTGTGTGCAATCGCGGATACATTGTCGAACCAAGTTGGCGCCTGCTAG
- a CDS encoding PspA/IM30 family protein produces the protein MYDLLKKLNTLVSAQVNDLTSRLPHLERKPDLDRQVIELRERVAAALEHEDKLRAQVAQLQQEIAGLDARVDAAIQAGQEDTARALLEEIQRLQKRLAMAEADLRQHQNAAADLIGRVNALESAVGDLKASQPSAPPAHDTTPGSITQFMPPAAGEARADAAKQAPQPAAQKPAAPAKPAPAAEPEEAERKPWDKPKTAKQAAEWAREDAEDQLERTTGGVEHVGGMLRDIQSRVTQRMNDLDRMLAEGGLSDEDVPPAPASKPAQPTDKPAGKPSDKPDDDLSGRVSRLAKPD, from the coding sequence ATGTATGACCTCTTGAAGAAGCTGAACACGCTGGTCTCTGCGCAGGTCAACGACTTGACGTCGCGCTTACCGCACCTTGAGCGCAAGCCCGATCTCGACCGGCAGGTGATCGAACTGCGCGAACGGGTCGCTGCGGCGCTGGAACACGAGGACAAGCTGCGGGCGCAAGTCGCGCAGCTTCAGCAGGAGATCGCCGGGCTGGACGCGCGGGTCGATGCGGCGATTCAAGCCGGTCAAGAAGACACCGCACGCGCCCTGCTCGAAGAGATTCAACGCCTCCAAAAACGGCTGGCGATGGCCGAGGCCGACCTGCGCCAGCATCAGAACGCGGCGGCCGACCTGATCGGGCGGGTGAACGCGCTAGAGTCGGCCGTGGGCGACCTCAAGGCGTCGCAGCCCAGCGCGCCGCCCGCGCACGACACCACACCGGGGTCGATCACGCAGTTCATGCCGCCGGCGGCGGGCGAAGCGCGTGCCGATGCAGCGAAGCAAGCGCCTCAACCTGCTGCCCAAAAGCCGGCAGCGCCGGCCAAGCCTGCTCCTGCCGCCGAGCCTGAAGAGGCCGAACGCAAGCCGTGGGACAAGCCCAAGACGGCAAAACAGGCGGCCGAGTGGGCGCGCGAGGACGCCGAGGACCAGCTTGAGCGCACGACCGGCGGCGTCGAGCACGTGGGAGGCATGCTGCGGGACATTCAGTCGCGCGTGACGCAGCGCATGAACGACCTCGACCGCATGTTGGCGGAAGGCGGCCTTTCAGACGAAGACGTGCCCCCGGCGCCGGCCAGCAAACCTGCCCAGCCCACCGACAAACCCGCCGGCAAGCCGTCCGACAAACCCGACGACGACCTCTCTGGCCGTGTCTCGCGCTTGGCGAAACCGGACTAG
- a CDS encoding Lrp/AsnC family transcriptional regulator, translating into MKQYSDEIDAQDLIILRELQSNTITNVELARRINLSAPATHARVKRLEALGYLKTTKAVLDREKLGFDLLCFITVALQMHKPDEVARFRETVINAPEVLECHHVTGDHDYILKVALRGRQDLQRFLMDVLTPIEAVARLHTRVVLDEVKSTTALPL; encoded by the coding sequence ATGAAACAATATTCTGACGAGATCGATGCGCAAGACCTCATCATCCTGCGCGAGCTCCAGAGCAACACGATCACCAACGTCGAGCTTGCACGCCGCATTAACTTGTCCGCGCCGGCGACTCACGCGCGCGTCAAGCGGCTCGAAGCGTTGGGATACCTGAAAACCACCAAGGCTGTGCTCGACCGCGAGAAGCTCGGCTTCGATCTGTTGTGCTTCATCACCGTAGCGCTGCAAATGCACAAGCCGGACGAGGTCGCACGCTTTCGAGAGACAGTCATCAATGCGCCGGAGGTGCTCGAATGTCACCACGTCACCGGCGACCACGACTACATCCTGAAGGTTGCCTTGCGCGGCCGGCAGGACTTGCAGCGCTTTCTGATGGACGTGCTCACGCCGATTGAGGCGGTGGCGCGTCTGCACACGCGCGTTGTGCTCGACGAGGTCAAGAGCACGACCGCGCTGCCGTTGTAA
- a CDS encoding HAD-IA family hydrolase: protein MPIRAILFDLDETLIDWSDFRGNWWELEPLHLRNVYDHIADVYPVEFDSEKFVQEFARRSRLLWNAARDSLVAPHIGSLLVETASALGVPDEHIDRDQYITAYGWGAAEGTRPFAEVHRVLARLRGHGFEMGIITNSFLPMRMRDAELDAHDLTQYFPRCRLSAADAGFLKPHPEVFRRALMKIGVGPKEAVFVGDNLTADILGAKSVGMKAVWRKPATGGSGREYDIKPDATIQTLDELPGLIAMWL from the coding sequence ATGCCAATTCGGGCTATTCTGTTCGATCTCGATGAAACGCTGATCGATTGGTCGGACTTCAGGGGCAACTGGTGGGAGCTTGAACCGCTCCACCTGCGCAACGTCTACGACCACATCGCCGACGTTTATCCGGTCGAATTCGATAGCGAGAAGTTCGTGCAGGAGTTCGCGCGCCGGTCGCGCTTGCTGTGGAACGCCGCCCGCGACTCGCTGGTCGCGCCGCACATCGGATCGCTGCTGGTCGAGACCGCGTCCGCGCTCGGCGTGCCGGACGAGCACATCGACCGCGATCAGTACATCACGGCTTACGGATGGGGTGCGGCCGAAGGTACGCGCCCGTTTGCCGAAGTGCATCGTGTGCTTGCCCGCTTGCGCGGCCACGGCTTCGAGATGGGAATCATCACCAACTCGTTCTTGCCGATGCGCATGCGTGACGCCGAACTCGATGCACACGACCTGACGCAGTATTTTCCGCGCTGCCGCCTAAGTGCGGCGGACGCCGGTTTCCTCAAACCGCACCCGGAAGTCTTCCGCCGCGCGCTGATGAAGATCGGCGTTGGCCCGAAAGAAGCGGTGTTCGTCGGCGACAACCTCACCGCCGACATCCTCGGCGCCAAGAGCGTGGGCATGAAGGCCGTGTGGCGCAAGCCGGCCACCGGCGGCAGCGGGCGAGAGTACGACATCAAGCCGGACGCGACGATCCAAACCCTCGACGAACTGCCCGGTTTGATCGCCATGTGGCTGTAG
- a CDS encoding PLP-dependent aminotransferase family protein, giving the protein MTAPIADAYTLSAEAHTLERSVMRDLLKRASIPGVISLAGGLPDSALLPAADIADCVAAVLRREGGAALQYRPMFEPLRAWIADHMRRRGVDVQPENIFITSGNQQGLTILSRLFISPSDLAVTEAYTFTGVRQITQGRGARVIGVPVEPDGVELDALEAAFARQPSLAVLIPSYQNPLGVTLSDDKRRAVAELAARYRVPLVEDDPYSLLAFDGQPPRPIKAYDDEGWVFYLGSFSKMLAPGLRLGWIVAPPALGPRIVTLRESIDLESSALMQRAVHDYLARGLLPGHLRQLNAANRERCAAMLDALDTHFGGIADWTRPTGGLFAWLTLHDESIDTMAHLPDAIDQHGVAYVPGSAFSVEGGGSNTIRLNFSASTSEQIREGVARLRDVFA; this is encoded by the coding sequence ATGACTGCTCCAATCGCGGACGCCTACACGCTGTCCGCCGAAGCCCACACCCTCGAGCGTTCCGTCATGCGCGATCTGCTCAAGCGCGCGTCCATCCCCGGCGTGATCTCGCTGGCCGGCGGCTTGCCGGACTCGGCACTGCTGCCCGCGGCGGACATCGCCGACTGTGTGGCTGCTGTGCTGCGTCGCGAGGGCGGGGCTGCGCTCCAGTACCGTCCGATGTTCGAGCCACTGCGCGCGTGGATCGCCGACCACATGCGCCGGCGCGGGGTCGATGTCCAACCGGAAAACATCTTCATCACCAGTGGCAACCAGCAGGGCCTGACGATCCTGTCGCGCCTGTTCATTTCGCCCAGCGATTTGGCTGTGACCGAAGCGTACACGTTTACCGGCGTCCGGCAGATTACGCAGGGGCGCGGCGCGCGTGTGATCGGCGTGCCGGTCGAGCCGGACGGAGTCGAACTGGATGCGCTCGAGGCGGCGTTCGCGCGGCAGCCTAGCCTCGCCGTGCTGATCCCGTCCTACCAGAACCCGCTGGGCGTCACGCTCAGCGACGATAAGCGCCGTGCCGTCGCCGAACTCGCTGCGCGCTATCGCGTCCCGCTGGTCGAGGACGATCCGTACAGCCTGCTGGCGTTTGACGGGCAGCCTCCCAGGCCGATCAAAGCCTACGACGACGAGGGATGGGTGTTCTATCTCGGTTCGTTCAGCAAGATGCTGGCGCCCGGGCTGCGACTGGGCTGGATTGTCGCGCCGCCCGCGCTGGGCCCGCGCATTGTCACCCTGCGCGAGTCGATCGACCTTGAGTCGTCTGCGTTGATGCAGCGGGCTGTCCACGACTATCTCGCACGCGGGCTGCTGCCGGGTCATCTTCGCCAGCTCAATGCCGCAAACCGTGAACGCTGCGCCGCCATGCTGGATGCGCTGGACACCCATTTCGGCGGTATCGCGGACTGGACGCGCCCGACTGGCGGCCTGTTCGCGTGGCTGACGCTGCACGACGAGTCGATCGATACGATGGCGCACCTGCCGGACGCCATCGATCAGCACGGCGTCGCCTACGTGCCGGGGAGCGCGTTCAGCGTCGAAGGCGGCGGATCGAACACGATACGGCTGAACTTCAGCGCCAGTACGTCCGAGCAGATTCGGGAGGGTGTCGCTCGCCTGCGCGACGTTTTCGCATAA
- a CDS encoding NAD(P)-dependent oxidoreductase: MDTALTERKALSIVVIGATRGPGLAVVKALVEAGHHVSGSTNTHADAAQLRALGALPVYVDELRGSELASVVRMAKADVMVDLGRQDLNQSLRPVQWDADELIARAKATVQAAKDGGAKFIVAASYAFVYGAADGHEVTEDTRPETSGHPLLKAIVKAEKAVLNGGVPACVLRLGYLYGPHMAQLKDISSAMRQGRPIATGEGVVNYVYVEDAAEAVRRACEAQPAGELFNVTDGHPMTSAEFLDVFAQETGMQTPSRLPKLLNMVLAGRSHNEQLSFSARVSSAKAAEKLGWKPGYSLHAGLADTLLWWRAGA, from the coding sequence GTGGACACTGCACTGACCGAGCGCAAGGCATTATCGATCGTGGTCATCGGCGCGACCCGCGGGCCGGGGTTGGCAGTCGTCAAAGCATTAGTAGAGGCGGGGCATCACGTCTCCGGTTCTACAAACACCCATGCAGACGCTGCGCAGCTTCGCGCTTTGGGGGCGCTGCCGGTGTACGTCGATGAACTGCGCGGCAGCGAACTGGCCTCGGTCGTGCGTATGGCGAAGGCCGATGTGATGGTCGATTTGGGCCGGCAGGACCTCAATCAGAGCCTGCGTCCCGTGCAGTGGGACGCCGACGAGCTGATCGCCCGCGCCAAGGCGACTGTGCAGGCCGCGAAGGACGGCGGGGCGAAGTTCATCGTGGCCGCCAGCTATGCATTCGTCTACGGCGCCGCCGACGGCCACGAAGTCACCGAAGACACCCGGCCTGAGACGTCCGGCCATCCCCTGCTCAAAGCGATCGTAAAAGCGGAAAAAGCCGTCCTGAACGGCGGCGTGCCGGCATGTGTGCTACGGCTTGGCTATCTGTACGGCCCGCACATGGCGCAGTTGAAGGATATCTCCTCCGCCATGCGGCAGGGCCGCCCGATCGCGACCGGCGAGGGCGTGGTCAACTACGTGTATGTGGAGGACGCCGCCGAAGCGGTTCGCCGCGCATGCGAGGCCCAGCCTGCCGGCGAGCTGTTCAACGTGACCGACGGGCATCCCATGACCAGCGCCGAATTCCTCGACGTGTTTGCGCAAGAAACCGGCATGCAAACGCCGAGCCGTCTGCCCAAACTGTTGAATATGGTGTTGGCAGGGCGCTCTCACAATGAGCAGTTGAGTTTCTCGGCGCGGGTAAGCTCTGCAAAGGCCGCGGAAAAGCTCGGCTGGAAGCCGGGCTACTCGCTGCACGCTGGATTGGCCGACACGCTGCTTTGGTGGCGCGCCGGGGCGTAA
- a CDS encoding DUF86 domain-containing protein: MSRDYSLYLKDIVQAAEYILADAAGLSASDLQNDRVRVQAVLYNLLIIGEAIKAIPAEFRAMHPDVDWRGAAGMRDVLIHQYYVTDLDLVWDAISDKVKPLRDNVRAILESLK; encoded by the coding sequence ATGTCTCGGGACTATAGCCTGTATCTGAAGGACATTGTGCAGGCCGCCGAGTATATCCTCGCGGACGCAGCCGGCCTGAGTGCATCCGACCTGCAAAACGACCGTGTACGCGTACAAGCCGTACTTTACAACCTGCTGATTATTGGTGAGGCGATTAAGGCAATACCCGCAGAGTTCCGTGCGATGCACCCTGATGTCGATTGGCGCGGCGCTGCCGGTATGCGAGACGTCCTCATCCACCAGTACTATGTCACCGACCTTGACTTAGTTTGGGATGCCATCTCGGACAAGGTGAAACCGCTGCGTGACAACGTCCGCGCGATCCTTGAGTCGCTTAAATGA
- the hppD gene encoding 4-hydroxyphenylpyruvate dioxygenase, giving the protein MTEEADHLKINSIDHLHLWVGNAKQAMYWWWKGFGFKPVAYSGLETGNRRFASYVLESGKIRLVVSAAYKPSDEMSAHHMLHGDGVKIIALGVDDVEEAYKATTSRGAVGAWAPREESDEHGVLRTSAIRAYGETLHVFVDRSGYDGPFAPTYQPLNLPAESAGLAAVDHIVGNVELGKMNYWVNYYHHVMGFRQLLSFDDKDISTEYSALMSKVMANGNGRVKFPINEPAEGKKKSQIEEYLDYYVGPGVQHIAVATGDIIKTVRELKARGIEFLRVPEVYYDVLPERIAGVGVKEDLDAIRELGILVDYDDEGYLLQIFSRPLQDRPTMFIEVIERHGSRGFGKGNFKALFEALELEQERRGNL; this is encoded by the coding sequence ATGACCGAGGAAGCCGATCATCTCAAGATCAACAGCATCGACCACCTGCATCTGTGGGTGGGGAATGCCAAGCAAGCGATGTACTGGTGGTGGAAGGGATTCGGTTTCAAGCCGGTCGCCTACTCCGGCCTTGAGACCGGCAACCGCCGTTTCGCCAGCTACGTGCTGGAAAGCGGGAAAATCCGCCTTGTCGTGAGCGCCGCATACAAGCCCTCTGACGAGATGTCCGCCCATCACATGCTGCACGGCGACGGCGTGAAAATCATCGCGCTTGGCGTCGACGATGTGGAAGAGGCATACAAGGCGACCACGTCGCGGGGCGCGGTCGGCGCATGGGCACCGCGCGAAGAGTCCGACGAGCACGGCGTGCTGCGCACATCCGCCATCCGCGCATACGGCGAAACCCTGCACGTGTTTGTGGATCGCAGTGGTTATGACGGACCGTTCGCACCGACCTATCAGCCGCTGAACCTGCCCGCCGAGAGCGCTGGCCTCGCCGCGGTCGACCACATCGTCGGCAACGTCGAGCTGGGCAAGATGAACTACTGGGTCAACTACTACCATCACGTGATGGGCTTCCGGCAGCTGCTGTCGTTCGACGATAAGGACATCAGCACCGAATACAGTGCGCTCATGTCGAAGGTGATGGCCAACGGCAACGGCCGCGTCAAGTTCCCGATCAACGAGCCGGCCGAAGGCAAGAAGAAGTCGCAGATCGAGGAGTACCTCGACTACTACGTCGGCCCGGGCGTGCAGCACATCGCAGTGGCGACCGGCGACATCATCAAGACGGTGCGCGAACTCAAGGCGCGCGGTATCGAGTTCCTGCGTGTGCCGGAAGTGTATTATGACGTGCTGCCGGAGCGCATCGCCGGCGTCGGCGTCAAGGAAGACCTCGACGCCATCCGCGAGTTGGGCATCCTCGTCGACTATGACGACGAAGGCTACCTGCTGCAAATCTTCAGCCGCCCGCTGCAAGACCGCCCGACCATGTTCATCGAGGTGATCGAACGGCACGGGTCGCGCGGGTTCGGTAAGGGCAATTTCAAGGCGCTGTTCGAGGCACTCGAACTCGAACAGGAACGCCGCGGAAATCTATAG
- a CDS encoding VOC family protein, with protein MIMPFLSVKDVDESIAYYVDKLGFRVDFNMAGPEGKAQMAGVSLGNSGFGLAYDPESAKGGEGVMFMVYVPDDMDIDAYYADVKARDAKIESDIKTEYWGDRVFSVRDIDGYYISLCKTVKQMTMDEIAEAARNQ; from the coding sequence ATGATTATGCCGTTCCTGTCCGTGAAGGATGTTGACGAGAGTATTGCGTATTACGTGGACAAGCTGGGCTTCCGGGTCGACTTCAACATGGCTGGACCGGAGGGCAAGGCCCAAATGGCAGGCGTAAGTCTCGGCAACTCGGGATTTGGCCTCGCGTACGATCCCGAAAGTGCCAAGGGTGGGGAGGGTGTGATGTTCATGGTGTACGTCCCTGACGACATGGACATCGACGCCTATTATGCCGACGTAAAGGCGCGCGACGCGAAGATCGAGAGTGACATCAAGACGGAATATTGGGGCGATCGCGTGTTCAGCGTGCGCGACATCGACGGCTACTACATCAGCCTGTGTAAGACGGTCAAGCAGATGACGATGGACGAGATCGCCGAGGCAGCGCGCAACCAGTAA
- a CDS encoding fumarylacetoacetate hydrolase family protein — translation MKLVDFMPLAEPDRDPYPRFGLLVDDTVVEIGESERGTLTGWLERGMPGLDDLHALDAAVKAGNLPVLRGHERRTFPLGDVKLLAPVRRPPTVRDFYAFEQHVKAGNRIRGRDIPDAWYQIPVFYFSNPGSIIGPDDPVRIPKSSQALDFELEVACVIGRAGKDIAAEDAEQYIAGYTIFNDWSARDVQRQEVGVGLGPAKGKDFAGSLGPWLVTPDELADRATGRPGVYNLTMTARVNGVERSRGNWADLHYSFGEMVARASADAMLYPGDVIGSGTVGTGCLLELTMGQGPWLRPGDVVELEIERLGVLRTEVRSAE, via the coding sequence ATGAAACTTGTCGACTTCATGCCGCTCGCCGAGCCGGACCGGGACCCGTACCCACGATTCGGGCTCCTTGTGGACGACACCGTCGTTGAAATCGGCGAGAGCGAGCGCGGGACGCTCACAGGCTGGCTCGAACGCGGGATGCCCGGCCTCGACGACCTGCACGCGCTGGATGCAGCGGTGAAGGCGGGCAATCTGCCAGTGCTGCGCGGCCACGAGCGCCGCACGTTTCCGCTTGGTGACGTAAAGCTCCTCGCGCCGGTGCGCCGGCCCCCGACGGTGCGCGACTTCTACGCCTTCGAGCAGCATGTCAAAGCGGGCAATCGCATTCGCGGGCGTGACATCCCCGACGCATGGTACCAGATTCCTGTGTTTTACTTCTCCAATCCCGGCAGCATCATCGGCCCGGACGACCCCGTGCGCATTCCGAAGTCCTCGCAGGCGCTCGACTTCGAGTTGGAGGTCGCGTGTGTGATCGGCCGCGCGGGCAAGGACATCGCCGCTGAGGACGCCGAGCAATACATTGCCGGCTATACGATCTTCAACGACTGGTCGGCGCGTGACGTGCAGCGGCAGGAAGTCGGCGTCGGGCTGGGGCCGGCCAAAGGCAAGGACTTCGCCGGAAGCCTCGGGCCGTGGCTGGTGACGCCGGATGAGCTGGCCGACCGTGCCACCGGACGACCGGGTGTCTACAACCTGACCATGACGGCACGCGTAAATGGAGTAGAGCGTTCGCGCGGAAACTGGGCCGATCTGCACTACAGCTTCGGCGAGATGGTCGCCCGCGCCAGCGCCGACGCGATGCTGTATCCCGGCGACGTCATCGGCAGCGGGACAGTCGGCACCGGGTGTCTGCTCGAACTGACGATGGGACAGGGGCCGTGGCTTCGGCCCGGCGACGTGGTCGAACTGGAGATCGAACGCCTCGGCGTCCTGCGGACTGAAGTGCGGAGTGCTGAGTGA
- a CDS encoding YegS/Rv2252/BmrU family lipid kinase, with amino-acid sequence MSTLVVVNPNASAGRAAKLWRSFEPAMAAAFPGMQVAVTQSERDLPDVLGGAIDRGVERVIAVGGDGTNYAMVNALVHLHDQNPNRSMPVYGTFPIGTGCDFATARGIPKGSSETVAWLAAAKPAPVDIGVVQFTHKDGATGRRCYLNIASGGASGDVSRRVNTALVKRPWTYLAATLASVLSYRPSFVDVKLDGQEFFRGEAILVTCANSTTFGHGMIAAPNAKIDDGLLDVVILRDAGRISTLKALKQVYTGAHLSHPAVMSSRAREVRIETGGQVIDGDLDGEHFQGSDWLFTLRPGLLPILMH; translated from the coding sequence ATGTCGACGTTGGTTGTTGTGAACCCGAACGCTTCGGCCGGCCGCGCGGCAAAACTATGGCGATCGTTCGAGCCGGCGATGGCGGCTGCGTTTCCCGGTATGCAGGTGGCGGTGACACAAAGCGAGCGCGACCTGCCCGACGTGCTCGGCGGCGCGATCGACCGCGGCGTAGAGCGGGTGATTGCCGTCGGTGGCGATGGCACCAACTACGCGATGGTCAACGCGCTGGTCCACTTGCACGACCAGAACCCGAACCGGAGCATGCCGGTGTACGGCACATTCCCGATCGGCACCGGATGCGACTTCGCCACGGCGCGTGGTATCCCGAAAGGCTCGTCGGAGACGGTCGCGTGGCTGGCTGCGGCGAAACCGGCACCCGTCGATATCGGCGTGGTGCAGTTCACCCACAAGGACGGGGCGACTGGCCGCCGCTGCTACCTCAATATCGCCAGCGGCGGGGCCAGCGGCGATGTCAGCCGCCGCGTGAATACCGCGCTCGTCAAGCGCCCGTGGACGTATTTGGCGGCGACTCTGGCCTCAGTTCTGTCCTACAGGCCCTCGTTTGTCGACGTCAAGCTGGACGGCCAGGAGTTCTTCCGCGGTGAGGCGATCCTCGTGACGTGCGCCAACAGCACGACCTTCGGTCACGGCATGATCGCCGCGCCGAACGCGAAGATCGACGACGGCTTGCTCGACGTCGTCATCCTGCGCGATGCCGGACGGATCAGCACGCTCAAGGCGTTGAAACAGGTGTATACCGGTGCACATCTGTCGCATCCGGCCGTCATGTCGAGCCGCGCCCGCGAAGTGCGCATCGAGACGGGCGGGCAGGTCATCGATGGCGACCTCGATGGCGAGCACTTTCAGGGCAGCGATTGGCTGTTTACGCTGCGGCCCGGTCTGCTGCCCATCCTGATGCACTAG
- a CDS encoding redoxin family protein produces the protein MSDPELPSAKPSRRFSPVLLVLLIIPMLGVLGAVAMLLANTPSSNTSTGDSTPLVGRVGSLDQPLPEFELVDLDGQPVDLAAYAGRPMFVNFWGTWCPPCVRELPEMQAFAAAQGPDGAVVIASNNTESPEAIRTFFDENDLDLPDILFVQDNDSALYRWFGIYQMPTTYLVDSEQIVRSVKYGPFDEAGMTAYLNELAN, from the coding sequence ATGTCCGATCCCGAACTGCCTTCGGCTAAACCCTCGCGCCGGTTTTCTCCGGTGCTGCTTGTCTTGCTGATCATTCCCATGCTGGGCGTGCTCGGTGCGGTCGCGATGCTGCTCGCCAATACGCCGTCGTCCAATACATCGACCGGCGACTCCACCCCGCTCGTCGGCCGCGTCGGCTCGCTCGATCAGCCGCTGCCGGAATTCGAACTGGTCGATCTCGACGGACAACCGGTCGATCTCGCTGCGTATGCCGGGCGGCCAATGTTCGTGAATTTCTGGGGCACGTGGTGCCCGCCCTGCGTGCGCGAGCTGCCCGAAATGCAAGCCTTCGCCGCGGCCCAAGGACCGGACGGTGCGGTGGTGATCGCGTCCAACAATACCGAATCTCCAGAAGCCATCCGCACCTTCTTCGACGAGAACGATCTCGACTTGCCGGACATTCTCTTCGTGCAGGACAACGACAGCGCGCTTTACCGTTGGTTCGGGATCTATCAGATGCCGACGACCTATCTGGTCGACTCGGAGCAGATCGTGCGATCGGTCAAGTACGGTCCATTCGACGAAGCCGGTATGACCGCCTACCTGAACGAACTCGCAAACTAG
- a CDS encoding nucleotidyltransferase domain-containing protein, with translation MDSDTLTEESTVAAQDILSALEHHRDELRELGVKKLGLFGSASRGELRAESDLDFVVELQHKSLDNLLRIKFLLEDTFHRRVDVVLTQSLRPEIRERVLRETRYVSGL, from the coding sequence ATGGATTCAGACACACTCACCGAGGAATCCACCGTGGCGGCGCAGGACATATTGAGCGCACTGGAACACCATCGAGACGAACTGCGAGAGTTGGGTGTGAAGAAGCTCGGACTTTTCGGCTCGGCGTCTCGGGGTGAGCTTCGGGCAGAAAGCGATCTCGACTTCGTTGTCGAGCTCCAACACAAGTCGCTCGACAACCTTCTTCGAATCAAATTCCTGTTGGAGGACACATTTCACCGGAGAGTCGACGTCGTGCTGACCCAATCCCTGCGACCTGAGATTCGCGAACGCGTGCTGCGCGAGACACGCTATGTCTCGGGACTATAG